In Rhododendron vialii isolate Sample 1 chromosome 9a, ASM3025357v1, the following are encoded in one genomic region:
- the LOC131300762 gene encoding phytosulfokine receptor 1 — MGVLDFWVTFLLLVFSLQSQVSNSQNLTCNPNDLKALRSFLIGLESGINGWVTNSTNSSSPNCCTWAGIKCDDSGRVVELELPRQRLTGQISDSLGGLNQLKTLNFSTNFLRGSIPHSLFQLPNLELLDLSNNDLSGPIPMTINLPSLKVLDFDDNSLEGTIPSGICNNLTRIQSIRFACNYLTGSIPPGLGNCSSLVRLCLGSNFFAGGVPEDLFRLPELTGLSISENRLSGPLSSGVGNLSKLAHLDISANGFSGEIPDVFALLVKLEDFSAQSNRFSGRIPPSLSNSRTISSLLLRNNSLSGSIDLNCKAMTSLVSLDLATNDFNGSVPANLPSCTQLKTINLARNNFSGQVPESFRNFHSLSSLSFSNSSIYNLSSALEILQHCQNLTTLVLTLNFQNEMLPSDGILGFKKLKALVVANCRLTGVIPQWLRGLNKLQLLDLSWNRLGGQIPPWLGNFNSLFYIDLSNNSLTGEIPKNLTGLPSFILGNVPLQDPSLDFPFFVKRNKSAANGLQYNQIRSFPPTLDLSENNLTGPIWPEFGNLKKLHVLDLKFNSLSGIIPSNLSGMASIESLDLSHNNLSGTIPLSLVNLSFLSQFNVAYNHLFGEIPAGGQFPTFPNSSFEGNIGLCGEHSSSPCVITNQDPQVSHTESTRRKGVVIGMAVGIGFGTTFLLAVMFLILWRASSRQEVDPEKEEVDGTEKELEELGSKLVVLFGNKDNNSSNNKELCLDDLLKATNDFDQENIIGCGGFGLVYRATLPDSRKVAIKRLCGEYGQMEREFQAEVEALSRAQHTNLVLLQGYCTYKNDRLLIYSFMENGSLDYWLHEKPDGPSSLDWDTRLHIAQGAARGLSYLHQSCEPHILHRDIKSSNILLDENFEAHLADFGLARLILPYDTHVTTDLVGTLGYIPPEYGQASVATYKGDVYSFGVVLLELITGKRPMDICKPKGTRDLISWVLQMRREKRESEVFDPFIYDKQHSKELMRVLEIACRCLCDCPKLRPSTQQLVSWLDNVDLDV, encoded by the coding sequence ATGGGTGTTCTAGACTTCTGGGTCACCTTCCTTCTTCtcgttttctctctccaatctcaAGTCTCAAATTCCCAAAACCTAACATGCAATCCAAACGACCTCAAAGCCCTCCGAAGTTTCTTGATTGGATTGGAATCAGGAATCAATGGCTGGGTAACCAATTCCACCAACTCCTCTTCCCCCAACTGCTGTACCTGGGCAGGAATCAAATGCGATGATTCGGGTCGGGTTGTCGAATTGGAACTTCCAAGACAGAGACTAACAGGCCAAATCTCTGATTCCTTGGGTGGTTTAAATCAGCTCAAGACCCTCAATTTCTCCACCAATTTTCTCCGAGGCTCAATCCCACATTCACTATTCCAATTGCCCAATCTTGAACTTCTTGATTTGAGCAACAACGATTTATCCGGCCCAATCCCAATGACCATAAACCTCCCATCACTCaaagttttggattttgatgatAATTCCTTGGAGGGTACGATCCCTTCTGGTATTTGCAACAACTTAACAAGAATCCAGTCCATTCGTTTTGCTTGCAATTACCTCACTGGTAGTATCCCACCAGGGCTTGGGAATTGCAGTTCATTGGTGCGACTCTGCCTCGGCTCGAATTTCTTCGCCGGAGGTGTGCCGGAGGATCTTTTCCGGCTGCCGGAACTGACCGGGTTGAGTATTTCGGAGAACCGGCTTTCCGGACCGCTCAGCAGTGGTGTTGGTAACCTCTCTAAACTTGCTCATTTGGATATTTCAGCAAATGGGTTTTCTGGAGAAATTCCAGATGTATTTGCTTTGTTGGTAAAGTTAGAGGATTTTTCTGCTCAATCTAATAGGTTTAGCGGTAGAATACCGCCTTCTTTGTCGAATTCTAGGACTATTAGTTCTCTTCTGCTGAGGAATAACTCTTTGAGTGGTTCAATTGATCTTAATTGTAAGGCAATGACTAGTTTGGTGTCTCTTGATTTGGCTACTAATGATTTCAACGGTTCTGTTCCTGCTAATCTCCCCTCCTGCACCCAACTGAAAACTATAAACCTTGCTAGGAACAATTTCAGTGGCCAAGTCCCAGAAAGCTTCAGGAATTTCCACAGCCTTTCGTCCCTTTCGTTTTCGAATTCCAGCATTTATAACCTTTCATCTGCGCTTGAAATCCTACAGCATTGCCAAAACTTGACCACCTTGGTTCTCACCTTGAATTTCCAGAACGAAATGTTGCCATCTGATGGTATTCTGGGGTTTAAAAAATTGAAGGCTCTTGTTGTTGCCAATTGCAGACTCACCGGTGTAATCCCCCAGTGGTTGAGGGGTTTAAATAAATTGCAGTTGTTGGATTTGTCGTGGAATCGATTGGGTGGACAGATTCCTCCTTGGTTAGGCAATTTCAACAGTCTTTTTTACATAGACTTGTCGAACAATTCCTTGACTGGAGAGATTCCAAAGAATCTGACTGGATTACCAAGCTTCATATTAGGAAATGTCCCATTGCAAGATCCAAGTTTGGATTTTCCCTTTTTCGTGAAACGGAACAAAAGTGCTGCTAACGGGTTGCAATATAATCAAATTCGAAGCTTTCCACCCACACTTGACCTCAGCGAAAACAATCTCACCGGACCAATCTGGCCTGAATTTGGAAACCTGAAAAAGTTGCAtgttttggatttgaaattcaaCAGTTTATCCGGAATCATTCCTAGTAATTTGTCAGGTATGGCCAGCATTGAGTCTTTGGATTTGTCCCATAATAATCTGTCGGGAACTATTCCTCTTTCGTTGGTGAACCTAAGCTTTCTGTCGCAGTTCAATGTTGCTTACAACCATTTGTTTGGTGAGATCCCCGCCGGAGGCCAATTCCCTACTTTTCCGAACTCGAGCTTTGAGGGGAACATTGGTCTATGTGGTGAACATTCTTCTTCCCCTTGTGTGATTACCAATCAAGATCCTCAAGTATCTCATACTGAGTCGACGAGAAGAAAAGGTGTTGTTATTGGAATGGCGGTTGGGATTGGGTTTGGGACAACATTTCTCCTTGCCGTTATGTTCTTGATCCTTTGGCGTGCAAGTAGTCGACAAGAGGTTGATCCAGAAAAAGAAGAGGTCGATGGTACCGAAAAGGAGTTGGAAGAACTTGGATCGAAATTAGTTGTTCTTTTTGGAAACAAGgacaacaacagcagcaacaacaaagAGCTATGCCTCGATGACCTTTTGAAAGCCACTAATGATTTTGATCAAGAAAATATCATTGGTTGTGGGGGATTCGGTTTGGTGTATAGAGCCACACTTCCCGACAGTAGGAAAGTTGCGATCAAACGGCTTTGCGGTGAGTACGGTCAGATGGAGAGAGAATTTCAAGCCGAAGTGGAAGCTCTCTCTAGAGCTCAACATACAAATCTAGTCCTTCTTCAAGGGTATTGTACTTACAAGAATGACCGCCTTTTGATATACTCTTTCATGGAGAATGGAAGCTTGGATTATTGGTTACATGAGAAACCCGACGGGCCTTCCTCATtggattgggacacaaggcttcATATTGCTCAAGGGGCTGCAAGAGGGCTTTCTTACTTGCACCAATCATGCGAGCCCCATATCCTTCACCGCGATATAAAGTCAAGTAACATACTCctagatgaaaattttgaagctcATTTGGCTGATTTTGGACTCGCGAGGCTAATACTTCCATACGACACCCATGTCACCACCGATCTAGTTGGGACATTAGGGTACATCCCTCCAGAGTACGGCCAAGCTTCTGTTGCAACTTATAAAGGGGATGTGTACAGctttggggttgtccttttggAGCTTATTACTGGAAAG